One Hermetia illucens chromosome 4, iHerIll2.2.curated.20191125, whole genome shotgun sequence DNA segment encodes these proteins:
- the LOC119655298 gene encoding histone H1-like, which translates to MAEESAPVAAAAAASPKKGKKAAGGPKKPKSKPTHPPTSSMVNAAIKSLKERGGSSLPAIKKYLAANYKVDVTKLAPFIKKYVKSAVASGKLVQTKGSGASGSFKLPAKEKTEKAAKPKKAAAKKPKTAAKPKKAGEKKAAKPKKPAAAKKAASGAAKAAKKSGTVKAKAPKEKKAKAPKVAKKAPKPKKASGATKKAAPKKTAAKK; encoded by the coding sequence ATGGCAGAAGAATCAGCACCAGTCGCCGCTGCAGCCGCAGCCAGCccgaagaaaggaaagaaagcAGCAGGTGGACCGAAGAAACCCAAGTCAAAACCAACTCATCCCCCAACTTCTTCGATGGTGAACGCCGCTATCAAGTCTTTGAAAGAACGTGGAGGTTCATCCCTTCCTGCCATCAAGAAATACTTGGCAGCCAACTACAAAGTTGATGTCACCAAATTGGCTCCTTTCATCAAGAAGTATGTGAAGAGCGCTGTTGCCTCTGGAAAATTGGTGCAAACCAAGGGAAGTGGTGCCTCAGGTTCATTCAAACTCCCAGCTAAGGAGAAGACGGAAAAGGCGGCTAAACCGAAGAAGGCAGCAGCAAAGAAACCTAAAACCGCTGCTAAACCCAAAAAGGCGGGAGAAAAGAAAGCAGCTAAACCGAAGAAACCTGCAGCAGCGAAAAAGGCAGCATCAGGTGCCGCTAAAGCAGCAAAGAAATCTGGAACTGTAAAGGCCAAGGCACCAAAGGAGAAGAAAGCGAAAGCCCCAAAAGTAGCTAAAAAGGCACCAAAACCAAAGAAGGCATCTGgagcaacaaagaaagcggcTCCCAAAAAGACAGCCGCCAAGAAGTAG